One Desmodus rotundus isolate HL8 chromosome 4, HLdesRot8A.1, whole genome shotgun sequence DNA segment encodes these proteins:
- the HNRNPF gene encoding heterogeneous nuclear ribonucleoprotein F, protein MMLGPEGGEGFVVKLRGLPWSCSVEDVQNFLSGCIIHDGVAGIHFIYTREGRQSGEAFVELESEDDVKMALKKDRESMGHRYIEVFKSHRTEMDWVLKHSGPNSADTANDGFVRLRGLPFGCTKEEIVQFFSGLEIVPNGITLPVDPEGKITGEAFVQFASQELAEKALGKHKERIGHRYIEVFKSSQEEVRSYSDPPLKFMSVQRPGPYDRPGTARRYIGIVKQAGLERMRSGAYSTGYGSYEEYSGLSDGYGFTADLFGRDLSYCLSGMYDHRYGDGEFTVQSTTGHCVHMRGLPYKATENDIYNFFSPLNPVRVHIEIGPDGRVTGEADVEFATHEEAVAAMSKDRANMQHRYIELFLNSTTGASNGAYSSQMMQGMGVSAQSTYSGLESQSVSGCYGASYSGQNSMAGYD, encoded by the coding sequence ATGATGCTGGGCCCTGAGGGAGGTGAAGGCTTTGTGGTCAAGCTCCGTGGCCTGCCCTGGTCCTGCTCTGTTGAGGATGTGCAGAATTTCCTCTCCGGCTGCATAATTCATGATGGGGTTGCAGGCATTCATTTCATCTACACTAGAgaaggcaggcagagtggtgagGCTTTCGTTGAACTTGAATCAGAAGATGATGTGAAAATGGCCCTTAAAAAAGACAGGGAAAGTATGGGACACCGGTACATTGAGGTGTTCAAGTCCCACAGAACTGAAATGGATTGGGTGTTGAAGCACAGTGGTCCAAACAGTGCTGACACCGCCAATGATGGCTTCGTGCGGCTTCGAGGACTCCCATTTGGATGCACCAAGGAGGAAATTGTTCAGTTCTTCTCAGGGTTGGAAATCGTGCCGAATGGGATCACATTGCCTGTGGACCCTGAGGGCAAGATTACAGGGGAAGCCTTTGTGCAGTTTGCTTCACAGGAGTTAGCTGAGAAGGCTCTAGGGAAACACAAGGAAAGAATTGGGCATAGGTACATTGAAGTGTTCAAGAGCAGTCAGGAAGAAGTAAGGTCATACTCAGATCCTCCTCTAAAGTTTATGTCCGTACAGCGGCCAGGGCCCTATGACCGCCCAGGCACAGCCAGGAGGTATATTGGCATAGTCAAGCAGGCGGGCTTGGAGAGGATGAGGTCTGGTGCCTATAGTACAGGCTATGGGAGCTATGAGGAATACAGTGGCCTCAGCGATGGCTATGGCTTTACTGCTGATCTATTTGGAAGAGACCTTAGTTACTGTCTCTCTGGAATGTATGATCACAGGTATGGAGATGGAGAATTTACTGTCCAGAGTACCACTGGACATTGTGTCCACATGAGGGGGCTGCCATACAAAGCCacagaaaatgacatttataatTTCTTCTCCCCTCTCAACCCTGTAAGAGTCCATATTGAGATTGGCCCTGATGGAAGAGTGACGGGAGAAGCTGATGTTGAGTTTGCCACTCATGAAGAAGCTGTGGCAGCTATGTCCAAAGACAGGGCCAACATGcaacatagatacatagaacttTTCTTGAATTCCACAACAGGAGCTAGCAATGGGGCATACAGCAGCCAGATGATGCAAGGAATGGGAGTGTCTGCCCAGTCTACTTACAGTGGCCTTGAGAGCCAGTCTGTGAGTGGCTGTTACGGGGCTAGCTACAGTGGCCAGAATAGCATGGCTGGATATGACTAA